In the genome of Rhodamnia argentea isolate NSW1041297 chromosome 3, ASM2092103v1, whole genome shotgun sequence, one region contains:
- the LOC115732727 gene encoding disease resistance protein Roq1-like: MVSDVASGKSLIPLRPRNKRVFVILDDVDDEKQLHALAGKAKWFGSGSRILVTTRDSHFPTPRLGWDHVSVYEVKVLDDGEARELLGKHAFPTYQKLESRTDLVRGFLNHAKGLPLALEVLGSLLRGTTEDVWESILKRLSTTPNQKINNVLKVSYDGLEKNEREIFLHVACFFKGRARDYTESVLDSCDLQTTAGFDTLIKRSLIRIEHGNLQMHDLIQSMGMHMCMRRSRLWLYEDVLEVLSRDMGDCAVKAIVLELPKPMEICIGPVAFTKMRNLRLLILCNVSFQGPIRLPNQLRWLGWAECSPWIPEFSSGPNKLVVLDIRGGRMEGEPKLFEMPGEPRQFEDFQNLKHISFCLCNSLVCTPDLLGIPNLEELEFQLCSNLVEAHKSIAYHDKLRVLKIHKCFKLSVFPMLKSKSLQVLSLADCKKFERFPDIPHKLEGLKELNLDGTAIKELPPSIEHLVSLQRMSICRCMNLKSLPSSIYKLQNLEELKIRYCPRLVRFPKYEDLADPHIKTGLSHLRSLDFRQGRLSEVEFLENLSCCPLLRELDLYENEITSLPTSLHKRDHLSVLRVSCCRRLREIPELPSSLNCFQAMDCDLEKSGHLTSFDNFVRRGLILPAISSLGQESPYYNILIPGVEMPEWVLPFEGDSISFMASEDLYRKFLGLVLCFVFCGYSYDGGDTILEIEPYVNGKSLGTLQKRFVYMDSVNIYLEYTVPFNLFGEVDFGQIEGSYVQFSLRVKIDDIVTKGLQIICKPLQDDLKIEIRDNHLMDLALLMEVDLESTYSKVETSESIDLEAESLLVHKDYSSEAGPPEDLQDCQMRSEEHSQIVVKSGAYSHLRDANEDRVDF; this comes from the exons ATGGTGTCCGATGTTGCTAGTGGTAAAAGTTTAATACCACTTAGACCCCGTAACAAAAGAGTTtttgtcatccttgatgatgtggatgacgaGAAACAGTTACATGCTTTAGCAGGAAAAGCCAAATGGTTTGGCAGTGGGAGTAGGATCCTTGTTACTACAAGAGATAGCCATTTTCCGACTCCCAGATTAGGTTGGGATCATGTGTCTGTGTATGAAGTTAAAGTGTTGGATGACGGTGAAGCTCGTGAGCTACTTGGAAAGCATGCTTTTCCGAcataccaaaaattagaaagtagGACAGATCTAGTGCGTGGTTTTCTAAATCATGCTAAAGGCCTGcctttagcacttgaggtgttgGGTTCCTTATTACGTGGTACAACAGAAGATGTATGGGAAAGTATACTAAAGAGACTTTCCACGACTCCTAACCAAAAGATTAATAATGTGCTCAAAGTGAGTTATGATGGACTAGAGAAAAATGAGCGAGAGATCTTTCTCCATGTTGCATGCTTCTTTAAGGGGCGGGCAAGAGATTATACAGAGAGCGTTCTTGATAGTTGTGATCTTCAAACAACTGCAGGATTTGATACTCTTATTAAGAGGTCCTTGATAAGAATTGAGCATGGAAACctacaaatgcatgacttgattcaatcgaTGGGTATGCATATG tgcatgAGACGCAGTAGACTCTGGCTATATGAGGATGTTCTTGAAGTTCTATCGCGCGACATG GGAGATTGTGCTgtaaaagccatagtgttggAGCTACCTAAGCCGATGGAGATATGTATTGGTCCTGttgcttttacaaaaatgagaaatttgagATTGCTTATCCTGTGCAATGTTTCTTTCCAAGGTCCTATACGTCTTCCTAATCAGCTAAGATGGTTGGGATGGGCTGAATGTAGTCCctggattccagaattttcctctggTCCAAATAAATTAGTGGTACTTGATATCCGCGGAGGCAGAATGGAAGGAGAGCCAAAACTATTTGAGATGCCAGGAGAGCCAAGACAATTTGAA GACTTCCAAAATCTGAAGCACATTAGTTTCTGTCTATGCAACTCTCTAGTTTGTACCCCCGACCTCTTGGGTATTCCGAATCTTGAGGAATTGGAATTCCAGCTTTGCTCCAACTTGGTAGAAGCACACAAGTCAATTGCATATCATGACAAGTTACGGGTGTTGAAAATACATAAGTGCTTTAAACTTAGTGTTTTTCCGATGCTCAAGTCAAAAAGTCTCCAAGTTCTCAGTCTTGCAgattgcaaaaaatttgaaaggttcCCCGATATTCCACATAAACTCGAAGGCCTGAAAGAGCTTAATTTAGATGGGACTGCTATTAAAGAACTTCCTCCGTCAATAGAACATCTTGTCTCATTGCAGAGAATGAGCATATGTCGTTGCATGAACTTGAAGAGTCTTCCgtctagcatttacaagttacaaaacctTGAAGAGTTGAAAATTCGCTATTGCCCAAGGTTAGTCAGGTTCCCAAAGTATGAGGATTTAGCTGATCCGCACATAAAGACCGGACTTTCACATTTACGCTCATTAGATTTTCGTCAAGGTCGCTTATCCGAAGTAGAGTTTCTTGAGAATCTTTCGTGTTGTCCCCTCTTAAGAGAGTTAGATCTGTATGAGAATGAAATTACGAGCCTTCCTACATCCTTGCACAAGCGTGATCATTTGTCCGTATTGAGGGTTTCATGTTGCCGTCGATTACGAGAGATTCCCGAGCTTCCATCctctttgaattgttttcagGCGATGGATTGCGATCTGGAGAAAAGTGGACATTTaacttcttttgataattttgtccgTAGAGGGTTGATCCTGCCTGCTATTTCCTCACTTGGCCAG gAGAGTCCTTATTACAATATTTTAATCCCTGGAGTAGAGATGCCGGAGTGGGTCCTCCCTTTTGAAGGGGATTCAatatctttcatggcttcagAGGATTTGTATCGCAAGTTTCTTGGATTGGTTctctgttttgttttctgtgGATACTCTTATGATGGAGGGGATACTATTTTGGAGATTGAACCATATGTTAATGGCAAAAGTCTGGGTACCCTTCAAAAACGTTTCGTTTATATGGACTCGGTTAATATCTATCTTGAGTATACCGTGCCATTTAATCTGTTTGGAGAAGtcgattttggtcaaattgagggGAGTTATGTACAATTTAGCCTTAGAGTAAAGATTGACGATATTGTGACAAAGGGACTTCAAATAATATGCAAGCCACTACAGGACGATTTAAAGATTGAGATTCGGGACAATCACCTAATGGATCTAGCATTACTGATGGAGGTTGATCTTgaatcaacatattcaaaagtCGAGACCTCAGAATCAATTGATTTAGAAGCTGAGAGTTTACTTGTGCACAAAGATTATTCAAGTGAAGCAGGTCCTCCGGAAGACTTGCAAGATTGTCAAATGAGAAGTGAGGAACATAGTCAAATAGTAGTGAAATCAGGAGCTTATTCTCACTTGAGGGATGCGAACGAAGACCGTGTGGACTTCTAA